Proteins encoded together in one Impatiens glandulifera chromosome 1, dImpGla2.1, whole genome shotgun sequence window:
- the LOC124918651 gene encoding uncharacterized N-acetyltransferase p20-like, with product MEEPHKEITLRPMELTDVDEFLTWATDDRVTHFTRFDTFTSRDQAIEYMKIPHPWLRAICVENRAIGMIFVIPIPNEGKRRAEMGYLLGLRHWGKGIGTKAVKMVASTIFKEWSELERLEAAVDVRNKGSQKVLEKAGFEKEGVLKKYMKLNGKARDMFMFSLVSHDHDHDQDQDLPII from the coding sequence ATGGAGGAGCCCCACAAAGAGATCACTTTGCGACCAATGGAGTTAACCGATGTTGACGAGTTCTTGACATGGGCGACCGACGATAGAGTCACTCATTTTACCCGTTTTGACACGTTCACTTCTAGGGATCAGGCAATTGAGTACATGAAGATTCCTCATCCATGGTTGAGGGCCATATGTGTTGAGAATAGGGCAATCGGGATGATATTTGTGATACCGATTCCAAATGAGGGAAAACGAAGGGCGGAAATGGGGTACTTGCTAGGGTTGAGACACTGGGGGAAGGGGATAGGAACGAAGGCGGTGAAGATGGTGGCATCAACCATTTTCAAGGAATGGAGTGAGCTTGAGAGGCTTGAGGCAGCTGTTGATGTGAGAAACAAGGGATCTCAAAAGGTTTTGGAAAAGGCTGGTTTTGAGAAAGAAGGAGTTTTGAAGAAATACATGAAGTTAAATGGGAAAGCAAGAGATATGTTCATGTTTAGCCTTGTTtctcatgatcatgatcatgatcaagaTCAAGATCTTCCCATTATCTAG
- the LOC124920842 gene encoding probable RNA helicase SDE3, with protein MAVVVKEKEEFSFIEDEGKIGFIDYEDDRSVCNYNLEDEGPVKISIPFPQVGNRPQSVNVGETYSHKITLTNTSTESLELWKIDIYDSSPKNSFTLSLMEPPSETSDPEYVQRFRELYSLEDRVLQQGKTLNVWLSCKPKDIGLHTTAVQFDVEGDKIERLVFLLAEDKVSHLLTSNKPFRKDKKPRNGDLYHLKNYVPGVPPPRTSNRSFKNKLPMFPIPKNMRELLKAEQMPDSIRIGLSKDNYSPFFSALMIMEEIKLEEIMRAYDMQNISFRKKGHLLTLEVPGLAERRPSLVYGDFILVKHKDANVVTTPYQGHIHRIEAEEVFLRFGDEFYRHHAPGNLYNVQFNYNRANMRRSYQAVKAAESLGIDFLFPSESEQMRVIRPVHVPSLSLALNEEQKVSVQTILGCRGGSPYVIYGPPGTGKTVTLVEAIFQLYTQQRNIRILVCAPSNSAADHLLEVLLSLKGSQLNLDDIFRMNAIARPFEDVNPDILEFCIHEDGVFKCPTLRSLQSFRIIICTYMSSCLLHAEGVQRGHFSHIFLDEAGQASEPETMVPLSNLCLRRTVVVLAGDPKQLGPVIHSKEAEELGMGMSFLERLFDECVHYEGGNRNYVTELVQNYRSHPDILHLPSEIFYNGQLIACKRNTGFSTTGLDFLPNKEFPILYIGIQGSDEREGTNPSWFNRFEASKVVEIIRILKDKNVVKAEDIGVITPYRQQVLKINKALESFDCSDVKVGSVEQFQGQEKEVIIISTVRSTIRHNEFDRTFCLGFLSNPKRFNVAITRAKSLMIVIGNPHITSKDPYWNTLLWYCVDAGSYIGCNLPEREQTILENRKLVEDVDYEEKQEGSESGEESSHLGNRFPEMDNLMKALPAVVEPSPPPPPVCDPVTRPAVVEPPPPSGSDYGFNIPKPIYNEDEWEDGWKV; from the exons ATGGCTGTTGTGgttaaagaaaaagaagaattttcttttatagaagACGAAGGGAAAATAGGTTTCATTGACTATGAAGATGATAGATCTGTGTGCAATTACAACTTAGAGGATGAGGGTCCTGTAAAAATATCTATTCCATTTCCTCAAGTCGGAAACAGGCCTCAATCGGTGAATGTTGGAGAAACTTATTCTCATAAAATAACATTGACGAACACCTCTACTGAATCTTTGGAACTCTGGAAGATAGATATTTATGATTCTAGCCCTAAAAACTCGTTTACTCTTTCTTTGATGGAACCTCCTTCCGAAACTTCTGATCCAGAATATGTACAAAGATTCCGGGAATTATATAGCTTGGAGGACAGAGTCTTACAACAAGGCAAGACATTAAACGTTTGGCTGTCTTGCAAACCAAAGGATATTGGTTTGCACACGACAGCAGTGCAGTTTGATGTTGAGGGTGATAAAATCGAAAGATTGGTTTTTCTTTTAGCAGAAGATAAGGTCTCCCATTTGTTAACTTCCAATAAACCTTTTCGTAAAGATAAGAAACCAAGGAATGGAGATCTTTATCATCTAAAGAATTATGTACCTGGTGTACCACCTCCAAGGACTTCAAATagatcttttaaaaataagctTCCAATGTTTCCCATTCCGAAAAATATGAGGGAGTTGTTAAAGGCGGAGCAGATGCCTGATTCTATCAGAATTGGATTATCGAAAGATAATTATTCTCCATTCTTCAGCGCCTTGATGATCATGGAAGAGATCAAATTGGAG GAGATAATGAGGGCCTATGATATGCAGAACATCTCGTTTCGGAAGAAGGGACATCTCCTGACCCTTGAAGTTCCAGGGCTTGCTGAGAGAAGGCCTTCATTAGTTTACGGAGATTTCATATTGGTTAAGCACAAAGATGCTAATGTGGTTACTACTCCATATCAG GGTCATATCCATCGGATTGAGGCTGAAGAAGTGTTTTTGAGGTTTGGAGATGAATTTTATAGGCATCATGCGCCAGGGAACCTCTACAATGTTCAGTTTAATTATAATAGGGCGAACATGAGAAGGTCATATCAGGCTGTTAAAGCAGCAGAATCTTTGGGCATTGATTTTCTCTTCCCATCGGAGTCCGAACAAATGAGAGTGATTAGGCCTGTTCATGTACCATCTCTGTCTTTGGCTTTAAACGAGGAACAGAAGGTTTCAGTCCAGACGATTCTTGGTTGTAGAGGGGGGTCTCCTTACGTTATTTATGGTCCACCTGGCACTGGTAAAACTGTAACTTTAGTCGAAGCAATCTTCCAACTCTATACTCAACAGAGGAATATCAGGATTCTTGTTTGTGCACCTTCAAACAGTGCTGCAGACCATCTGCTAGAGGTGCTGCTTTCCTTGAAGGGTTCTCAACTTAATCTAGACGACATATTCAGGATGAATGCTATTGCTCGGCCTTTTGAGGATGTTAATCCAGATATTCTAGAATTCTGCATCCATGAAGATGGTGTCTTCAAATGTCCCACTTTGAGGAGTCTCCAGAGTTTTAGGATCATAATATGTACATATATGAGTTCATGTCTTCTTCACGCAGAAGGCGTTCAAAGAGGTCACTTCTCTCATATTTTCTTGGATGAGGCGGGACAAGCCTCTGAGCCAGAAACAATGGTTCCTCTATCAAACCTTTGCCTAAGGAGGACTGTTGTTGTTCTTGCTGGTGACCCAAAACAACTTGGTCCGGTCATTCACTCAAAGGAGGCTGAGGAACTTGGGATGGGAATGTCATTCTTGGAGAGGTTGTTTGATGAATGTGTGCACTATGAAGGTGGAAATAGAAACTATGTTACGGAGTTAGTTCAGAACTACAGGTCTCATCCGGATATTCTGCATCTTCCTTCGGAAATATTCTACAACGGGCAACTGAttgcttgcaaaagaaatacaGGTTTCTCCACAACCGGACTAGACTTCCTGCCTAATAAAGAATTTCCCATTCTTTATATTGGCATACAAGGTTCTGACGAGAGAGAGGGAACCAACCCTTCCTGGTTTAACCGGTTTGAAGCGAGCAAAGTTGTAGAGATCATAAGAATCCTCAAAGACAAAAACGTGGTGAAAGCAGAAGACATTGGAGTAATAACACCTTATAGGCaacaagttttaaaaataaataaagctCTTGAAAGTTTTGACTGCTCTGACGTTAAGGTTGGTAGCGTTGAACAATTCCAAGGACAGGAAAAAGAGGTGATCATTATATCTACAGTCAGATCAACAATCCGACATAATGAGTTTGATAGAACATTTTGCTTGGGGTTCTTAAGCAACCCCAAAAGGTTCAATGTCGCTATTACCAGAGCAAAGTCCCTGATGATTGTTATTGGGAATCCACACATCACTAGCAAG GACCCGTACTGGAATACACTGTTATGGTATTGTGTGGATGCTGGGTCATACATAGGTTGTAATCTCCCAGAAAGAGAGCAGACTATTTTGGAGAATCGTAAACTGGTAGAAGATGTGGACTATGAAGAGAAACAGGAAGGATCTGAAAGCGGGGAAGAGTCGTCTCATTTGGGAAACCGATTTCCTGAAATGGACAACTTAATGAAAGCATTACCGGCTGTAGTAGAaccatcaccaccaccaccaccagtTTGTGATCCTGTGACAAGACCAGCTGTAGTAGAACCACCACCACCATCAGGCAGTGATTATGGTTTCAACATACCAAAGCCTATTTATAATGAAGACGAGTGGGAAGATGGCTGGAAGGTGTAG